One Nitrospira sp. DNA window includes the following coding sequences:
- a CDS encoding RNA polymerase ECF-type sigma factor: MEAASRQAASTIDPKLLTRVAKGDQQAFGQLYDQSSTLLFTLAYRILGDREEAAELLQEVYLEVWRKITKYDVGRGSPIAWLVTLTRSRAIDRLRARTSRGHHVVADSFEHPLVSQTPDASPNPYEAQEDQELRQMMVKAILDLPLPQQQAIEMAFYQGLTHTEIAAKLNQPLGTVKTRIKLAMTKLRTSLQQTLPQGDGL, encoded by the coding sequence ATGGAAGCTGCCTCCCGACAAGCCGCATCGACCATCGATCCCAAACTCTTGACCCGCGTGGCCAAGGGAGACCAACAGGCATTCGGCCAGCTGTACGATCAATCCAGCACGCTGCTCTTTACCTTGGCCTATCGAATCCTGGGCGATCGCGAAGAGGCCGCGGAATTGCTGCAAGAGGTCTATTTGGAAGTGTGGCGCAAAATCACCAAATACGACGTGGGCCGGGGCAGTCCCATCGCCTGGCTGGTGACCTTGACCCGCAGCCGCGCCATCGACCGGCTGCGTGCCAGAACCTCACGCGGGCACCATGTCGTGGCCGACTCGTTCGAGCATCCGCTGGTCTCTCAGACCCCCGACGCGAGCCCGAATCCGTACGAAGCCCAGGAGGACCAAGAACTGCGGCAGATGATGGTGAAGGCGATTCTCGACCTGCCGCTCCCGCAGCAGCAGGCGATCGAAATGGCCTTCTACCAAGGCCTGACCCATACGGAAATCGCCGCCAAATTGAATCAGCCGCTCGGGACGGTCAAGACCAGGATCAAGTTGGCGATGACGAAGCTCCGCACGTCCTTGCAACAGACGCTGCCGCAGGGTGACGGATTATGA